From the genome of Verrucomicrobiota bacterium, one region includes:
- a CDS encoding MFS transporter yields the protein MARQILDWFKPAPHIPRLPPAEVDQLYPRYRWRIFESAFIGYATFYVVRNNLGVVSKEMGQALNYDKSMIGDILAVTAIAYGVGKLLMGYLSDHSNPRKFIAVGLLMTALVNFLFGAATNYWAHLGLWTLNGLIQGMGYGPCARGLGHWYTYRERGTIFGVWNMSHNLGGGLVGVVAAYSAREFGWPSAFFVPGIIASIASVYLFWRMRDTPQSVGLPSIEEYKNEYPPEEIETHEQELSFKELFVKYILTNKYLWLIAIANFFVYVARYSMLDWGPTYLKEKKGATLIIGGYSTLLIEFAGAAGMLSMGWLSDRLEGRRGMVSAVCLVPAMGAFAGLIWTPPGMLWLDLSLLTLVGFFVYVPVMMVGVMSLDLTSKKAVGTAAGFVGLFGYVGRVAQGKGLGWIAQHYNWDYALYATLACTAAAAGLLAFAWNVRPRA from the coding sequence ATGGCACGACAAATCCTGGACTGGTTCAAGCCCGCCCCGCACATTCCGCGGTTACCGCCGGCGGAGGTCGATCAGCTTTACCCTCGTTATCGCTGGCGGATCTTCGAGTCTGCCTTCATCGGTTACGCCACATTTTACGTGGTGCGCAACAACCTTGGCGTCGTGTCCAAGGAAATGGGGCAGGCGTTGAATTACGACAAGTCGATGATCGGCGACATCCTGGCCGTCACTGCCATCGCGTACGGCGTCGGCAAGTTGCTGATGGGCTACCTATCCGACCACAGCAACCCGCGCAAATTCATCGCGGTCGGTCTCTTGATGACCGCGTTGGTGAATTTTCTGTTCGGCGCGGCTACAAATTATTGGGCGCACCTTGGGCTGTGGACGCTGAACGGGTTGATCCAAGGCATGGGTTACGGACCGTGCGCCCGCGGTTTGGGACACTGGTACACGTACCGGGAGCGCGGGACGATCTTCGGCGTATGGAACATGTCGCATAATTTGGGAGGTGGCCTGGTGGGCGTCGTCGCCGCCTATAGCGCGCGGGAGTTTGGCTGGCCCTCGGCGTTTTTCGTGCCGGGCATCATCGCGTCGATCGCGTCGGTGTATCTGTTCTGGCGGATGCGCGACACCCCGCAATCCGTCGGCTTGCCTTCGATCGAGGAATACAAAAATGAGTATCCGCCCGAGGAGATCGAAACGCACGAGCAGGAACTCAGCTTCAAAGAACTCTTTGTGAAATACATCCTCACCAACAAATACCTGTGGCTGATCGCAATCGCGAACTTCTTCGTGTATGTGGCGCGCTACAGCATGCTGGATTGGGGGCCGACCTATCTCAAGGAGAAGAAGGGCGCGACGCTTATCATCGGCGGCTACAGCACGCTCCTCATCGAATTCGCTGGCGCGGCCGGCATGTTGTCGATGGGCTGGCTTTCGGACCGGTTGGAGGGCCGGCGCGGGATGGTCAGCGCGGTGTGTTTGGTGCCCGCCATGGGCGCGTTCGCGGGACTCATTTGGACGCCGCCCGGAATGTTGTGGCTGGATTTGTCCCTGTTGACCCTGGTGGGTTTCTTCGTTTACGTGCCGGTAATGATGGTGGGCGTGATGTCCCTTGATCTGACTTCGAAGAAAGCGGTGGGCACGGCGGCGGGATTTGTCGGGTTGTTCGGCTACGTTGGCCGGGTGGCGCAAGGCAAGGGGTTGGGCTGGATCGCGCAACACTACAACTGGGATTATGCGCTCTACGCGACACTGGCCTGCACAGCCGCGGCGGCCGGCCTGCTCGCATTCGCCTGGAATGTCCGACCCAGGGCGTGA
- a CDS encoding glycerol-3-phosphate dehydrogenase/oxidase — translation MNTDPLDLLIIGGGIVGAGVARDAAMRGLRVGLVEQHDFAFGTSSRSSRLLHGGLRYLAQGRLGLVRQASVEKGILRRIAPHLTEPLAFVFPTYCGTAWPLWQLRIGVKIYDLLCGGRNLGRSRGLSRSEVLNHVPMLNDQGLTGAVRYFDGFTNDARLVLDTLRSAAKAGAIVLNYVRFANARYSSGIWECELSEELNATSRSRRRKEADLSEEQNSPPPYVGAYTVRARAVVNATGPWADGLPHSHIKLRLTKGIHLVVDRGRLPVTDAMVMTEGKRILFLIPWGERVIIGTTDTDYRGPVEAVRTEPDDIQYLLRIVGEFFPTAGLSGSDVISTWAGLRPLLADPGGKPSDISRTHEINNPEPFWWDVAGGKLTTYRLMAEQTVDRIAKRLGGRFEPCRTAVEPLLPPAETTGLSGILPPEFNRHVVEHFCANEWAVHLDDVMVRRANWHHYYHVADQKAEQVADWMGESLGWSREEREAELNRYRAAGHRASERVASATA, via the coding sequence CTGAACACCGACCCATTGGACTTGCTCATCATTGGAGGAGGAATCGTCGGCGCGGGTGTGGCGCGCGATGCGGCGATGCGCGGACTGCGGGTTGGGTTGGTCGAGCAGCATGATTTTGCCTTTGGCACCAGCAGCCGATCCAGCCGGTTGTTGCACGGTGGGTTGCGCTATCTGGCACAAGGACGACTGGGGCTGGTGCGCCAGGCCAGCGTGGAAAAAGGAATTCTCCGCCGCATCGCCCCGCATTTGACCGAGCCACTGGCCTTTGTTTTTCCGACCTATTGCGGCACCGCTTGGCCGCTATGGCAGTTGCGCATCGGCGTGAAGATTTACGACCTGCTTTGCGGCGGACGCAATCTCGGTCGATCACGCGGGCTGAGTCGCAGCGAAGTTCTTAACCACGTGCCCATGTTGAACGATCAAGGGCTGACCGGCGCCGTGCGATACTTCGACGGTTTTACGAACGACGCCCGATTGGTGCTCGACACCCTTCGTTCCGCGGCGAAGGCTGGCGCGATCGTGCTCAATTACGTTCGCTTCGCGAACGCCCGCTATTCATCTGGAATTTGGGAGTGTGAATTGAGTGAAGAATTGAACGCTACCTCTCGTAGCCGCCGACGTAAGGAGGCGGACTTGAGTGAGGAGCAGAACAGCCCGCCTCCTTACGTCGGCGCCTACACTGTTCGCGCCCGTGCCGTCGTCAATGCAACCGGCCCGTGGGCCGACGGCCTGCCCCACAGCCACATCAAACTGCGGCTGACGAAAGGGATTCATCTGGTCGTTGATCGCGGTCGGCTGCCGGTGACGGATGCCATGGTCATGACCGAGGGAAAGCGGATTCTTTTTTTGATCCCCTGGGGCGAACGTGTCATCATTGGAACGACCGACACGGATTATCGCGGCCCGGTCGAAGCCGTCCGGACCGAACCGGATGATATTCAATACCTGCTCCGTATCGTGGGAGAATTTTTCCCGACGGCGGGATTGTCCGGGAGCGACGTCATCAGTACGTGGGCAGGTTTGCGGCCCCTCCTCGCCGATCCCGGCGGCAAACCGTCGGATATTTCGCGCACGCACGAAATTAACAATCCCGAACCGTTCTGGTGGGATGTGGCGGGCGGCAAACTGACAACTTACCGCCTGATGGCCGAGCAGACGGTGGATCGCATCGCCAAAAGACTCGGCGGACGATTCGAGCCTTGCCGAACTGCGGTAGAACCATTGCTACCGCCGGCCGAAACGACCGGCCTCAGCGGAATATTGCCGCCGGAATTCAATCGCCACGTCGTGGAGCATTTCTGCGCAAACGAGTGGGCAGTCCATCTGGACGATGTGATGGTGCGCCGCGCCAACTGGCATCATTACTATCATGTTGCCGATCAGAAGGCGGAGCAGGTTGCTGATTGGATGGGCGAAAGCCTCGGCTGGTCACGCGAGGAACGGGAAGCGGAATTAAATCGTTACCGTGCCGCCGGGCATCGAGCTTCGGAGCGCGTGGCCTCGGCGACGGCTTAA